The following are encoded in a window of Puntigrus tetrazona isolate hp1 unplaced genomic scaffold, ASM1883169v1 S000000001, whole genome shotgun sequence genomic DNA:
- the LOC122331548 gene encoding transcription factor Sox-8-like, with protein sequence MTEEQDKSGAEPPCSPAASSSSMSPEESDSDAPASPAALMIAKLEREDERFPACIRDAVSQVLKGYDWSLVPMPARGSGAIKSKPHVKRPMNAFMVWAQAARRKLADQYPHLHNAELSKTLGKLWRLLTESEKRPFVEEAERLRVQHKKDHPDYKYQPRRRKSVKPGQSEAEAGADLTQHMYKAEPGMGRLGAPADHTGQPHGPPTPPTTPKTDLHHGGKPDPKHEGRRLLDGTRQNIDFSNVDISELSTDVISNMEAFDVHEFDQYLPPSGHAPDGQSGGSYASPYGGGASWSRKGPAASSPAATSEAGQHRAHIKTEQLSPGHYSEHSAGTASTAPRASAGSASFASSQCDYTDLQSSGYYSPYPGYPSGLYQYPYFHSSRRPYGSNILNGLPMPPSHSPSASWDQPVYTTLSRP encoded by the exons ATGACGGAGGAGCAGGATAAGTCCGGCGCGGAGCCGCCGTGCAGCCCCGCCGCCTCGTCCAGCTCCATGTCCCCCGAGGAGTCCGACTCGGACGCGCCGGCGTCCCCCGCGGCGCTCATGATCGCGAAGCTGGAGCGCGAGGACGAGCGCTTCCCGGCGTGCATCAGGGACGCGGTGTCCCAGGTGCTCAAGGGCTACGACTGGTCCCTGGTGCCCATGCCGGCGCGCGGCAGCGGCGCGATCAAGAGCAAGCCGCACGTCAAGAGACCCATGAACGCGTTCATGGTGTGGGCGCAAGCGGCGCGCAGGAAGCTGGCGGATCAGTACCCGCACCTGCACAACGCCGAGCTCAGCAAGACCCTCGGGAAGCTCTGGAG GCTGCTGACGGAGAGTGAAAAGAGGCCGTTCGTGGAGGAAGCCGAGAGACTGAGAGTTCAGCACAAGAAGGATCACCCGGATTACAAATACCAGCCGAGGCGCCGAAAGAGTGTGAAGCCCGGTCAGAGCGAGGCTGAGGCCGGCGCCGATCTCACCCAGCACATGTATAAAGCTGAACCGGGGATGGGTCGACTGGGGGCTCCGGCCGATCACACag GCCAGCCTCATGGACCCCCGACACCCCCCACGACGCCCAAAACGGACCTCCATCACGGAGGAAAGCCAGACCCCAAGCACGAGGGCCGGCGCCTGCTCGACGGCACGCGACAGAACATCGACTTCAGCAACGTGGACATCTCGGAGCTGAGCACGGACGTCATCAGCAACATGGAGGCCTTCGACGTGCACGAGTTCGACCAGTACCTGCCCCCGAGCGGCCACGCTCCAGACGGGCAGAGCGGCGGCTCCTACGCTTCGCCCTACGGCGGCGGGGCCTCCTGGAGCCGCAAGGGCCCCGCGGCGTCCTCGCCGGCCGCCACCAGCGAAGCCGGTCAGCACAGGGCGCACATTAAAACGGAGCAGCTGAGCCCGGGTCACTACAGCGAGCACTCGGCCGGCACGGCGTCTACAGCGCCACGGGCCTCGGCCGGCTCCGCCTCCTTCGCCAGCTCTCAGTGTGACTATACAGACCTCCAGAGCTCGGGATACTACAGCCCGTACCCCGGCTACCCGTCCGGCCTCTACCAGTACCCCTACTTCCATTCCTCGCGGAGGCCATACGGGAGCAACATCCTCAACGGCCTGCCCATGCCGCCCTCACACAGTCCCTCGGCCAGCTGGGATCAGCCGGTTTACACCACGCTCTCCCGGCCGTGA